Genomic window (Fluviispira vulneris):
TTCTGTCACTGAGCTTGAATGTGAATCTCGATAAAAATTTTCTACCCAATCTCCACCAGCTAAATGCACTTCGCCAATCTCAACTCCAGCAAGTATTTCAAATTCTCTATCTGCTGATATATTAAAATTTATTTCATTTGCAGCGAGATTCGAAATATCTAAAAGCATTTTAGATTTTCTATTTTTAAAGCATTTTGCAAATATTTCAACTCCACTTTTTTGATAATCCATGAGGAAAGGAGCTGCTGGGTTCTCAAAATAAAAAGGACATAACGGAATTTTAGATTCTAAAAGATCGAGTCGAGTATTTAAAAGATTTTCAGCTTCTTGGCCCATTGGTGCTGGAGTTAAACTCGAAAATCCAATTCCATCCAAAGACATTAAGGCATAGTGATCGGCCCAAGCAAGAAATGAATTTTTATTCAAAAACTCTTCATGCAAAATAAGTTTATTTGAATCCCATGGTTTTGGATCGAGCAATGATAATGAATATCCATGAGCCGTCGCAGGTTTATTTTCTAAAATCTTTGTCAAAGTCTCTTTT
Coding sequences:
- a CDS encoding multinuclear nonheme iron-dependent oxidase encodes the protein MKIGISLSPQHVSTDYFDKALTHPEIDFVEIAIEGFIYRKDYKAKETLTKILENKPATAHGYSLSLLDPKPWDSNKLILHEEFLNKNSFLAWADHYALMSLDGIGFSSLTPAPMGQEAENLLNTRLDLLESKIPLCPFYFENPAAPFLMDYQKSGVEIFAKCFKNRKSKMLLDISNLAANEINFNISADREFEILAGVEIGEVHLAGGDWVENFYRDSHSSSVTERSWELLKKYKNIFSDETLITIEREQNIPPFEDILKETRRARTILGF